In Streptomyces nojiriensis, one genomic interval encodes:
- a CDS encoding Zn-ribbon domain-containing OB-fold protein: MTAASPPEVLRAPLVVEFPFTRSLGPVQSAFLTGLREGVVLGVKTSDGKVMVPPVEYDPVTAEEIRELVEVAATGTVTTWAWNDRPRPQQPLDTPFAWVLVKLDGADTALLHALDAPGPDAVRTGMRVRVRWAAERTGAITDIACFEPYDGPAGGAAVPHDGSFAGAVTGIVAEARLDYVYSPGRAQTAYIEALSERRTVGERCPSCHKVYVPPRGACPTCGVATTDRVEVGPAGTVTTFCIVNIKAKNLDIEVPYVYAHIALDGAGLALHGRIGGIPYDQVRMGLRVEPVWTEGGRYPDHYRPTGEPDADYDAYKELI; encoded by the coding sequence ATGACAGCTGCCTCCCCACCGGAGGTGCTCCGCGCGCCCCTCGTCGTCGAGTTTCCCTTCACCCGGTCCCTCGGGCCCGTCCAGAGCGCCTTCCTCACCGGGCTGCGCGAGGGCGTCGTCCTCGGGGTGAAGACCTCCGACGGCAAGGTGATGGTCCCGCCCGTCGAGTACGACCCCGTCACCGCCGAGGAGATCCGCGAGCTCGTCGAGGTCGCCGCCACCGGTACCGTCACCACCTGGGCGTGGAACGACCGGCCCCGACCCCAACAGCCCCTGGACACCCCCTTCGCCTGGGTGCTCGTCAAGCTCGACGGCGCCGACACCGCGCTCCTGCACGCCCTCGACGCGCCCGGCCCCGACGCCGTCCGCACCGGCATGCGCGTACGCGTCCGCTGGGCCGCCGAGCGCACCGGCGCCATCACCGACATCGCCTGCTTCGAACCGTACGACGGCCCCGCCGGCGGGGCGGCCGTCCCGCACGACGGGAGCTTCGCCGGCGCCGTCACCGGCATCGTCGCCGAGGCCCGGCTCGACTACGTCTACAGCCCCGGCCGCGCCCAGACCGCGTACATCGAGGCACTCTCCGAGCGGCGGACCGTCGGCGAGCGCTGCCCCTCCTGCCACAAGGTGTACGTCCCGCCGCGCGGCGCCTGCCCCACCTGCGGGGTCGCCACCACCGACCGCGTCGAGGTCGGCCCGGCCGGCACGGTCACCACCTTCTGCATCGTCAACATCAAGGCCAAGAACCTCGACATCGAAGTGCCCTACGTCTATGCCCACATCGCCCTCGACGGCGCCGGCCTCGCCCTCCACGGCCGGATCGGCGGCATCCCCTACGACCAGGTCCGCATGGGCCTGCGCGTCGAGCCCGTATGGACCGAGGGCGGGCGCTACCCCGACCACTACCGACCCACCGGCGAACCGGACGCGGACTACGACGCGTACAAGGAGCTCATCTGA
- a CDS encoding crotonase/enoyl-CoA hydratase family protein codes for MGGTEHLTVDRHGATLVLTMNRPEAKNALSLPLLVGLYDGWLEADADDGIRSVVLTGAGGDFCAGMDLKALAGKGMAGDRYRDRLKADPDLHWKAMLRHHRPRKPVIAAVEGYCVAGGTEILQGTDIRVVAEGATFGLFEVKRGLFPIGGSTVRLPRQIPRTHALEMLLTGRPYSAAEAERIGLVGRVVPDGTALAAALEIAERINACGPLAVEAVKASVYETAELTEREGLASELLRGWPVFDTADAKEGARAFAEKRPAVYRRE; via the coding sequence ATGGGTGGGACGGAACACCTGACCGTGGATCGGCACGGCGCCACGCTGGTGCTCACCATGAACAGGCCCGAGGCGAAGAACGCGCTCTCGCTGCCGCTGTTGGTGGGGCTGTACGACGGCTGGCTGGAGGCGGACGCCGACGACGGGATCCGCTCGGTGGTCCTCACCGGCGCGGGCGGGGACTTCTGCGCCGGCATGGACCTCAAGGCCCTCGCCGGGAAGGGAATGGCGGGCGACCGGTACCGGGACCGCCTCAAGGCCGACCCCGACCTGCACTGGAAGGCGATGCTGCGCCACCACCGGCCGCGCAAGCCGGTGATCGCGGCGGTGGAGGGCTACTGCGTGGCCGGCGGGACCGAGATCCTGCAGGGCACCGACATCCGGGTGGTCGCCGAGGGCGCGACCTTCGGGCTCTTCGAGGTCAAACGGGGGCTCTTCCCGATCGGCGGTTCGACGGTGCGGCTGCCCCGCCAGATCCCGCGTACGCACGCCCTGGAGATGCTGCTGACCGGCCGCCCGTACTCCGCCGCCGAGGCCGAGCGGATCGGGCTGGTCGGGCGGGTGGTGCCGGACGGTACGGCACTGGCGGCGGCCCTGGAGATCGCGGAGCGGATCAACGCGTGCGGGCCGCTGGCGGTGGAGGCGGTCAAGGCGTCGGTCTACGAGACCGCCGAGCTGACGGAGCGGGAGGGGCTGGCCTCGGAACTCCTGCGCGGGTGGCCGGTCTTCGACACCGCCGATGCGAAGGAGGGGGCGCGGGCCTTTGCGGAGAAGCGGCCCGCGGTGTATCGGCGCGAGTAG